In one window of Arachis ipaensis cultivar K30076 chromosome B06, Araip1.1, whole genome shotgun sequence DNA:
- the LOC107647124 gene encoding uncharacterized protein LOC107647124, which produces MVRADASINIKVLLNATAAHFGFRPMYRRVWLAKQKAVAHIYGDWDESYNELARWVLGVKLMMPGTVAVLRTSLVRVGGQVDDSQAYFHRLFWTFPPCIEPFWHCKPLVSIDGTHLYGKYGGTLLVAIVQDGNSNILPVAFSLVEGENAESWSFFLYHLQQHVTPQPGLLVISDKHNGIKATLEASDGGWLPPAAYRGKDARRLLVNAAYAKTEVEFDYWFDILRSVDPAMCEWANWIEYSLWTQHRDEGRRFGHMTTNISECVNSILKGVRNLPVCSLVKATYGRLAELFVRKGRGAETQLGTGQQFSQHLVKCIKANLKTARCFTVTLYDRDNSEFTVSETTPTGLFSLGSYRVSLGSQTCDCGYFQTLHYLCPHALACCAYLRLTWQSYVHQVYHLSSVFSVYRMGFTPPISEGFWPPYEGPTVIPDPIKRRASEGRPRSTKIRTTMDEAEASRPKRCGLCRQPGHTRQSCPQVGGPRNTGGDE; this is translated from the exons ATGGTTAGAGCTGATGCATCCATCAACATCAAGGTGCTTCTAAATGCGACGGCAGCACACTTTGGGTTCAGGCCGATGTATAGGAGGGTttggttggcgaagcagaaggccgtCGCCCACATCTATGGTGATtgggatgagtcgtacaacgagctcGCGCGGTGGGTGTTAGGAGTGAAGTTGATGATGCCTGGTACTGTTGCAGTCCTTAGGACGAGTCTTGTTCGAGTTGGGGGCCAGGTCGACGACTCGCAAGCTTATTTTCATCGGCTCTTCTGGACATTTCCACCATGTATTGAGCCATTTTGGCATTGCAAGCCGTTGGTGAGTATTGACGGCACCCACTTGTATGGTAAGTATGGGGGTACGTTGCTCGTCGCGATTGtacaggacgggaactccaacatactaCCAGTTGCATTTTCACTGGTTGAGGGTGAGAATGCGGAGTCCTGGTCCTTCTTTCTTTACCATCTCCAACAGCACGTGACCCCACAACCGGGTCTGCTGGTTATATCAGATAAGCACAACGGCATCAAGGCTACGCTTGAGGCTTCCGACGGAGGCTGGCTACCTCCTGCTGCCTACCGT GGCAAGGACGCAAGGAGGCTTCTTGTGAATGCAGCTTATGCTAAGACTGAGGTGGAAttcgattactggtttgatattctacGATCTGTGGACCCTGCCATGTGTGAGTGGGCGAACTGGATCGAGTATTCATTGTGGACCCAGCATCGGGATGAGGGTAGgagattcggtcacatgacgacAAATATCTCCGAGTGTGTTAATTCAATCCTGAAGGGGGTCAGGAATCTCCCGGTGTGCTCGCTGGTGAAGGCTACTTATGGGAGGTTGGCAGAACTATTTGTTCGCAAGGGGAGAGGGGCAGAGACCCAGTTAGgaaccggacaacaattcagtcaacATCTGGTGAAGTGTATAAAGGCCAATCTGAAGACGGctaggtgcttcacggtgactttgtACGACAGAGATAACTCGGAGTTCACCGTCTCGGAGACGACTCCTACTGGTTTGTTCTCACTTGGTAGCTACAGAGTTTCACTCGGGTCTCAGACATGTGACTGCGGATATTTTCAGACACTTCATTACCTGTGTCCTCACGCCTTGGCATGTTGTGCCTATTTACGGCTTACTTGGCAGTCGTATGTCCACCAGGTGTATCATCTTAGCTCGGTGTTCAGTGTATACCGGATGGGGTTCACACCTCCCATTTCCGAGGGTTTTTGGCCACCGTACGAAGGGCCAACAGTGATACCGGACCCCATCAAGAGGCGTGCGAGTGAGGGACGTCCTAGGTCCACCAAGATACGGACTACTATGGACGAGGCGGAAGCGAGCAGGCCAAAAAGATGTGGTCTCTGTAGGCAACCAGGACACACACGTCAGAGTTGTCCACAGGTCGGAGGACCAAGGAACACTGGGGGAGATGAGTAG
- the LOC110264090 gene encoding protein INVOLVED IN DE NOVO 2-like, which produces MKQKLELEIHQLKRKLNVMKHMKDDGDFEVLNVTDILYNELRDKEQSLREIGTLNQALIVKERKSNDELQDARKVLISGVKDVYSWQYWCEENGGT; this is translated from the exons ATGAAACAAAAATTGGAGTTGGAGATTCACcaactaaaaagaaaattaaatgtcATGAAGCACATGAAAGATGATGGAGACTTTGAAGTTTTGAATGTGACGGATATTTTATATAACGAATTAAGAGATAAGGAACAGTCACTTCGAGAGATAGGGACATTGAACCAAGCACTAATTGTTAAAGAGCGTAAGAGCAATGATGAGCTGCAGGATGCTCGAAAAGTATTGATTAGT GGAGTTAAAGACGTGTACTCGTGGCAATATTGGTGTGAGGAGAATGGGGGAACTTGA